The genomic window ACTCTATAATCGGCATACTGTCCTCCGCCATGTATTTGCACTAAACCAGGTAGGTTACTCCCGTTTTTTGGATAGCCATAAATAGCGGCCACCATAGCTTTTTTGCCTTTAAAAACTCCAACTCTATATCTTAGAACTTTAAAGATGACCTCATCTTCTTCCCACTCTTTAAGAATCTCTGTATCTAAAGGTTCTTTTCTTGCATCATAGTGACTCCACAGCTCATGGAAATTCTGAGGCACATCTTTAGCATCAGTTATTGTACTAAAAGTGTCATTTTCTTGATTTTGTGAGGTCAAAATAGATGACATTACAAACAATAATGCAACAATAATATTTTTTAAAAACATCTTAACTTATTTAATTGTGAATATTAGAAGATTCATTATTCATAAAACCTACAACATCAACTAGCTCAATTTTTTCTCGAGCATCGCTACTACGAGTAGTCATGATCACATTTTTAAATTCAATGTTTTTTGCATGACGAATATAAGCACCCCAAGAAGGCAATACTCCAAAGAAAAATTGTTCTGGATATCTTATAATATCTTCAGCAATACTTCTTTTTGCATCTTCTTCAGTTCCTCCACCTGGATAAGAAATAGTAATATTTTCTAATAAAACATTTTCCACATAATGACCAGGAATTCCAGTAATCATAATACCACAACGCTTCTGGATATTACTAACTACATTTGCTTTTAAATTTCGTATGGTTATATTTTTTATAGATCCAGTAGAAGCTCCTTCATTTGTTCCTTCCTTCAAATTATAAATTTGCTCTGTTGGTTTATCATAAACTCTACCTCTATTTCCTAGTCTAATAAAAATGGGACCTTCTACATTATCCATGGTAATATTCTCGATAGTAATATCTTCTAGAATACCTCCATCTACTTGTAAAAGTTTTATAACTCCCATACGTGTATTAGAAAAATCACAATCAGAAACTTTAATATTTCTGAAGCCACCCCTTGAAGAGGTTCCGCACTTAAAAGCTGCTGTATGGCTTTCTGCCCTACAGTTTTTAACAACCATGTTTTCTGTGATTTTAGATGTGGTACTTTTTGGGCAAATAGCATCGTCTCCAGTCTTGAGGTCACAATCTTCAATTAAAATATTGGAACATCCATCTAAATCAAAGCCATCGTTATTTTTATTAACCATGCTATTGATGGTCACTTGTTTTGCTATAATATTTTCACAAGAAACCATATGAACACACCATGAAGCACTGTTCAAAAATGATACATCTCTAAATTCTATATTATTACAATCAACAAATCGCATTAACATGGGTCTCTCTCCTAAGCTATCCGCAACTTTTACTGGGAAATTATTTTTAGTACCTCT from Algibacter sp. L1A34 includes these protein-coding regions:
- a CDS encoding glycoside hydrolase family 28 protein, with product MKNQLLKGVVMALCLICFGSCKKNNEYNILDYGAINDTTIVNTVAVQKAIDKCAENGGKVIIPSGKYVIGTINLKSNVELHIQKGAELLGSLSLKDYSTENKGAIEAPAFNKSLLYAENAHNIKITGQGLINGRGTKNNFPVKVADSLGERPMLMRFVDCNNIEFRDVSFLNSASWCVHMVSCENIIAKQVTINSMVNKNNDGFDLDGCSNILIEDCDLKTGDDAICPKSTTSKITENMVVKNCRAESHTAAFKCGTSSRGGFRNIKVSDCDFSNTRMGVIKLLQVDGGILEDITIENITMDNVEGPIFIRLGNRGRVYDKPTEQIYNLKEGTNEGASTGSIKNITIRNLKANVVSNIQKRCGIMITGIPGHYVENVLLENITISYPGGGTEEDAKRSIAEDIIRYPEQFFFGVLPSWGAYIRHAKNIEFKNVIMTTRSSDAREKIELVDVVGFMNNESSNIHN